A part of Paenibacillus donghaensis genomic DNA contains:
- a CDS encoding cysteine hydrolase family protein, whose translation MEWNTELWMPGRAALIVVDVQNDYCHPDGALASGGNDVSAVGEMMPQLHGLIEAARVHGVPVIFIQTYHEQATDSEVWSSRSGSRSLGVCRKGSWGAEFYEVSPLPEDIVVHKHRYSAFINTRLDSVLRSLRTETLIMTGVSTNVCVESTARDGFMLDYHIVMVEDACASYSRAAHEMTLENMQGYFGAVASAEAIQQQWRMRKQAALQEIL comes from the coding sequence ATGGAATGGAACACAGAGCTATGGATGCCCGGACGGGCAGCCTTGATTGTAGTGGATGTGCAGAACGATTACTGCCATCCGGACGGGGCCTTGGCCTCAGGCGGGAATGATGTCTCAGCGGTCGGAGAGATGATGCCACAGCTGCATGGGCTGATTGAGGCGGCGAGAGTGCATGGGGTACCGGTGATTTTTATACAGACTTATCATGAACAGGCTACAGATTCTGAGGTGTGGTCCTCGCGTTCAGGCAGCCGCTCGCTGGGGGTGTGCCGCAAGGGAAGCTGGGGTGCCGAGTTCTATGAGGTATCGCCGCTGCCGGAGGATATTGTGGTCCACAAGCACCGGTATAGTGCTTTTATTAACACTCGGCTGGATTCCGTGCTTCGCTCGCTGCGTACCGAGACGCTGATTATGACTGGTGTAAGCACTAACGTATGTGTGGAATCTACTGCCCGGGACGGCTTTATGCTCGATTACCATATTGTGATGGTTGAGGATGCCTGCGCATCCTACTCACGGGCTGCGCATGAGATGACACTGGAGAATATGCAGGGCTACTTCGGAGCGGTAGCCTCTGCCGAGGCGATTCAGCAGCAATGGAGGATGCGCAAACAGGCGGCTCTTCAAGAGATATTATGA
- a CDS encoding Na-translocating system protein MpsC family protein — MISLIASVGQWKQDILRIYNEINKKLFNAGVKQQKVDFAGNKIIILSINSRVPVLKVLDEHDASASRQINLVLHEVFKQEIKRAFEDEFQVNIRAVLKDYDVETEYSGTIIILEKDLEQYLNVTLEL, encoded by the coding sequence TCCGTAGGACAATGGAAACAAGACATTTTGCGGATTTATAATGAGATTAACAAGAAGCTGTTTAATGCCGGTGTGAAGCAACAGAAGGTTGATTTTGCCGGGAACAAGATTATTATATTGTCCATCAATAGCCGTGTCCCTGTACTCAAGGTGCTGGATGAGCATGATGCCTCCGCAAGCCGCCAGATCAATCTGGTGCTGCATGAGGTATTCAAGCAGGAGATCAAACGCGCATTCGAAGATGAATTTCAAGTGAATATCAGGGCCGTGCTGAAAGATTATGATGTGGAGACCGAATATTCCGGTACGATCATAATTTTGGAGAAGGACCTGGAGCAGTACCTGAACGTAACGTTGGAACTCTGA
- a CDS encoding MFS transporter has protein sequence MEDAQTGGSSRDIMSLDGLAPEPRINRTAVKLVICLGAFLSNLSAGMFNIALVDISADLAMPVASVQWVVSIYLLVISVLLPVMGRLGDMLGRRRIHNLGLFAFAAGALGCALAPNALMLLGFRVLQGIGASMYQATNMALIVSLFPQEQRGRALGLMSTFVAAGSMAGPGVGGFLIQWFSWQSNFWLLAVIAAAAGALAQRIIPADRETAGGRLELGRTLVFAAGLSSLMVAVDLGGRTSFRSLPVLLLLLVPAVIAAWIWTFRRKAGRQVREKAAGGPQPDYRERGRDSGSWGLDTAGKRLSIGERGVADRERLAGDGEGNESSAGQLGDRRRSVTDADLFADQRIQAGIVVTVVTYMAAFTAQLALPVFLRLAGAPPAWVGLVMIGYPLALVLTAPLSGGIADRKGPLGILSAGLLLMSATLLCLGFFGQALGQEAMVVPIVLLGCSMGMITSPNTSIVMGLAPQASLGRVSSLLALSRNIGMMFGTAAGGMMLAGGMAGTGGGTMAVFVVCAAGVALSWGWLVHALRRNGNAAEAGRRPLSPANRDV, from the coding sequence ATGGAGGATGCGCAAACAGGCGGCTCTTCAAGAGATATTATGAGCCTGGACGGTTTGGCTCCTGAACCACGAATCAACCGTACCGCCGTGAAGCTGGTCATCTGCCTGGGTGCATTCCTATCCAATCTGTCGGCAGGGATGTTCAATATTGCGCTGGTGGATATCTCCGCGGATCTGGCCATGCCTGTGGCTTCTGTGCAGTGGGTGGTCAGCATCTACCTGCTGGTTATCTCCGTGCTGCTGCCTGTGATGGGCCGATTGGGTGATATGCTGGGCAGGCGGAGAATCCATAACCTGGGTTTGTTCGCTTTTGCCGCCGGGGCGCTCGGCTGCGCGCTGGCTCCGAATGCACTGATGCTGCTGGGCTTCCGCGTCCTTCAAGGCATCGGGGCCTCTATGTATCAAGCGACCAACATGGCGCTGATCGTCTCGCTGTTCCCGCAAGAGCAGCGGGGGCGTGCGCTTGGGTTGATGAGCACCTTCGTGGCTGCCGGTTCGATGGCCGGGCCGGGGGTGGGCGGCTTCCTGATTCAGTGGTTCTCCTGGCAGAGCAACTTCTGGCTGCTGGCCGTTATCGCCGCCGCTGCCGGCGCGCTGGCTCAGCGGATCATTCCCGCAGACCGGGAGACAGCCGGAGGCAGACTTGAGCTCGGACGGACACTTGTATTCGCGGCCGGACTGTCTTCGCTGATGGTGGCCGTCGATCTGGGGGGCCGAACCTCCTTCCGGAGCCTGCCCGTTCTCCTGCTGCTGCTGGTCCCGGCAGTGATTGCCGCCTGGATCTGGACGTTCCGCCGGAAGGCTGGCAGGCAGGTCCGGGAGAAGGCGGCTGGCGGGCCGCAGCCTGATTATCGTGAGCGGGGGCGGGATAGTGGTAGCTGGGGGCTGGATACTGCTGGAAAGAGACTGAGTATTGGTGAACGTGGCGTGGCTGATAGGGAACGTTTAGCAGGTGATGGAGAAGGGAACGAGAGTAGTGCAGGGCAACTGGGCGATAGAAGGCGTAGTGTGACTGATGCAGATCTATTCGCAGACCAACGTATTCAGGCCGGGATCGTGGTTACGGTTGTTACTTACATGGCTGCGTTTACCGCTCAGCTGGCCCTGCCTGTGTTCTTGCGTCTGGCCGGCGCGCCGCCTGCCTGGGTGGGCCTGGTCATGATCGGCTACCCGCTGGCGCTGGTCTTGACCGCACCGCTCAGCGGCGGGATTGCCGACCGGAAAGGGCCGCTGGGCATATTGTCCGCAGGACTGCTGCTGATGAGCGCGACGCTGCTCTGCCTTGGCTTCTTCGGCCAGGCGCTTGGCCAGGAGGCCATGGTTGTGCCCATCGTGCTGCTGGGTTGCTCGATGGGCATGATTACCTCACCCAATACCAGTATCGTGATGGGGCTGGCCCCGCAGGCCAGCCTAGGCAGAGTCAGCAGTCTGCTGGCCTTGTCCCGCAACATCGGCATGATGTTCGGCACAGCCGCAGGCGGGATGATGCTGGCAGGTGGAATGGCGGGCACGGGCGGCGGTACCATGGCTGTATTTGTGGTCTGTGCGGCCGGGGTAGCCCTCTCATGGGGCTGGCTGGTGCATGCGCTGCGCCGTAACGGCAATGCCGCAGAAGCCGGGCGTCGTCCGTTGTCTCCGGCGAATCGGGATGTGTGA
- a CDS encoding Gfo/Idh/MocA family protein gives MTTDNAYKVKWGVLGTGWISHQFVTDLAHAANGVAYAVGSRSLESAEKFATDHGVPVAYATYEELVNDPEVDAVYIGTPHPLHKDNALLALRAGKAVLCEKPFTVNSAELEEIAAYAKHNKLFLMEAMWSRFIPAIAKVREWIAAGRIGEVRLVKADLGFRADWNPEGRLLNPKLGGGALLDVGIYPISFASMVLGPHPEQIHSTVHIGETGVDEHFSLLLSYGGGVTASINGGVRLNLLNEAYIFGTEGHIMVPGTLVNPTKAVLHSADGVTETFEEQRESIGYAYEAEEVGRCLEAGLTESPVITLDESVAILKLLDRVRGQWGLVYPGEAELKQH, from the coding sequence ATGACAACGGATAACGCTTACAAGGTAAAATGGGGGGTTCTCGGCACCGGCTGGATTTCGCATCAGTTCGTAACAGACCTGGCCCATGCGGCGAATGGTGTTGCTTATGCAGTGGGATCGCGCAGTCTGGAAAGTGCGGAGAAGTTCGCCACTGACCACGGAGTTCCGGTTGCTTATGCCACTTATGAGGAGCTGGTGAACGACCCGGAGGTCGATGCCGTCTATATCGGGACCCCGCACCCGCTGCACAAGGACAATGCGCTGCTCGCGCTGCGCGCCGGCAAGGCCGTTCTATGTGAGAAGCCGTTCACCGTCAACAGCGCAGAGCTGGAGGAGATCGCCGCATATGCCAAGCACAATAAACTGTTCCTGATGGAGGCGATGTGGAGCCGCTTTATCCCCGCAATTGCCAAAGTGCGTGAGTGGATTGCCGCCGGGCGGATCGGCGAGGTGCGTCTGGTCAAGGCTGATCTCGGCTTCCGCGCCGATTGGAATCCCGAAGGCCGGCTTCTGAATCCGAAGCTGGGCGGGGGAGCGCTGCTTGACGTCGGCATCTACCCTATATCATTCGCCTCTATGGTGCTGGGTCCTCATCCGGAGCAGATTCACAGCACTGTGCATATCGGTGAGACCGGAGTGGACGAGCATTTCTCGCTGTTGTTAAGCTACGGCGGAGGTGTAACGGCTTCAATCAACGGGGGAGTGCGGTTAAATCTGCTGAATGAGGCTTATATTTTTGGCACGGAAGGTCATATTATGGTGCCGGGTACATTGGTGAATCCGACCAAGGCTGTGCTGCATTCCGCAGACGGGGTGACAGAGACCTTCGAGGAACAACGAGAGTCGATTGGCTATGCGTACGAAGCGGAAGAAGTCGGCCGGTGTCTGGAAGCGGGACTGACCGAAAGTCCGGTTATCACCTTGGACGAGTCGGTTGCCATCCTGAAGCTGCTTGACCGGGTGCGGGGGCAATGGGGGCTGGTCTATCCGGGTGAAGCAGAGCTTAAGCAGCACTAA
- a CDS encoding ABC transporter permease: protein MQAKAERRRVEPVILDEEAAERRVRRLIGWGRLGIGLLIVLCWELFTRIGWMDSYYWSSPLRILQTTWTQMVEGTLLVDIAYTSGSTILGFVGGTLLGSLLGLSFWWSRKFAGISEPFLILLNAMPKLALAPVLVILLGIGFFSKVALAFAMTVVVAALSAQSGVQSVDKDMEKLMYSLGAKRRQVFTKVVIPWAMPWMISSLRINIALSLAGAIVGEFIASSHGIGRMVIYAGTILDINLVWVGVVVLSVLSMVMYMGVVLLEKWLSKGYGMKKA, encoded by the coding sequence GTGCAGGCCAAGGCCGAGAGAAGGAGAGTTGAGCCGGTTATTCTGGACGAAGAAGCAGCCGAGCGCCGTGTGCGCAGGCTGATTGGCTGGGGCAGGCTTGGTATAGGGCTGCTGATCGTGCTGTGCTGGGAGCTGTTTACCCGCATCGGCTGGATGGACTCTTATTATTGGAGCAGTCCGCTGCGGATTCTGCAGACTACCTGGACACAGATGGTGGAAGGCACGCTGCTGGTGGATATCGCCTATACCTCCGGCTCGACCATTCTCGGGTTTGTCGGCGGAACCCTGCTGGGTTCGCTGCTGGGACTGTCCTTCTGGTGGTCGCGCAAATTCGCTGGAATCAGCGAGCCGTTCCTGATCTTGCTGAACGCGATGCCGAAGCTGGCACTGGCTCCGGTGTTGGTCATTCTGCTGGGTATCGGATTCTTCTCCAAGGTGGCGCTGGCTTTTGCCATGACGGTGGTGGTCGCGGCCCTATCCGCCCAGAGTGGAGTGCAGAGTGTGGACAAGGACATGGAGAAGCTGATGTATTCGCTGGGGGCGAAACGCCGCCAGGTCTTTACCAAAGTAGTCATTCCGTGGGCAATGCCGTGGATGATCAGCAGCCTGCGGATCAATATTGCCCTTTCGCTGGCAGGGGCGATCGTGGGGGAGTTCATCGCTTCCAGCCATGGCATCGGACGGATGGTCATTTATGCCGGGACGATCCTGGACATCAATCTGGTGTGGGTTGGCGTGGTTGTGCTCTCGGTGTTGTCGATGGTGATGTATATGGGCGTGGTGCTGCTGGAGAAATGGCTGTCCAAGGGGTATGGGATGAAGAAGGCGTAA
- a CDS encoding ABC transporter substrate-binding protein, with protein MRPKYCSLNLLLVLALLVLLSACGGKSGTEAEAAGSGKLKKLVIAEPLHYAGYLPLYTAQREGYFKEEGLEVEMLQAAGGAHVASVVSGDAWGVIGGPESNALANINNSDPIIAVGNVVNRANVYLMAAKGTAPAGSTKDELKAFLAGKKINAGRHGGTPNLLTQYLLLELGLDPQKDVRLLEPADGSTVVAMVQQGAAEVANGAEPQISDGMGKGVWDEPFYKFHDLGDYAYSVLGVKQSTIDKDPETVQKVVNALVKALKAIKEDRTLAMEVLKAEFPTLSDQAAEASLDRAYEDLLWSPDGQISEEALDKDMDVMIKTGIYKAEYTYDDLVDMQFVNKTAK; from the coding sequence ATGAGACCTAAGTATTGTTCGCTTAACCTGCTGCTTGTTCTGGCCCTGCTAGTGCTGCTCTCGGCTTGCGGCGGCAAGAGCGGGACGGAAGCTGAGGCTGCGGGCAGCGGCAAGCTGAAGAAGCTTGTGATCGCCGAGCCGCTGCATTATGCCGGATATCTGCCACTGTATACGGCTCAGAGGGAGGGTTATTTCAAGGAAGAGGGTCTTGAAGTCGAGATGCTGCAGGCAGCGGGCGGCGCGCATGTGGCTTCCGTGGTCAGCGGGGATGCTTGGGGCGTAATCGGTGGTCCCGAATCGAACGCGCTCGCCAATATTAATAACTCGGACCCCATTATTGCTGTGGGCAATGTGGTTAACCGGGCCAACGTCTATCTGATGGCTGCCAAGGGGACCGCTCCTGCGGGCAGCACCAAGGATGAGCTGAAGGCCTTCCTGGCAGGCAAAAAAATCAATGCAGGCCGCCACGGCGGAACCCCGAACCTGCTGACTCAATACCTGCTGCTGGAACTGGGACTTGATCCGCAGAAGGATGTCCGGCTGCTGGAGCCAGCGGATGGTTCGACTGTGGTAGCAATGGTTCAGCAAGGCGCGGCCGAGGTGGCGAACGGTGCGGAGCCGCAGATCAGCGACGGGATGGGCAAAGGTGTGTGGGACGAGCCATTTTATAAATTCCATGACCTTGGCGATTATGCCTATTCGGTGCTTGGCGTGAAACAATCGACGATTGACAAAGATCCGGAGACGGTGCAGAAAGTGGTCAATGCGCTGGTCAAGGCGCTGAAGGCGATCAAAGAGGACCGTACGCTGGCGATGGAAGTGCTGAAGGCAGAATTCCCGACGTTGTCTGATCAAGCGGCTGAGGCTTCGCTGGACCGGGCTTATGAGGATCTGCTGTGGAGCCCTGACGGCCAGATATCGGAAGAGGCGCTTGATAAGGACATGGACGTCATGATCAAGACGGGGATCTATAAAGCCGAATACACGTACGATGATTTGGTGGATATGCAGTTTGTGAACAAGACTGCGAAATAA
- a CDS encoding ABC transporter ATP-binding protein, which yields MTTKIEINGVSKWFRKAGQEVKAMEETDLLIEEGRFVSIIGPSGCGKSTLFNIIAGLIPPSTGRILADGEDIAGKTGHVGYMLQKDMLLPWRTILDNIILGMEIRGVPRKEAVARAQPLMDNYGLKGFGGHYPAELSGGMRQRAALLRTLLYDRDIILLDEPFGALDAQTRLTMQNWLLEIWSDFRKTVLFVTHDIDEAIYLSDDIYVFSGRPGRIISRISVNMARPRHKEDTVSASFMELKHHLLDLLSSGSPAEEAAHIS from the coding sequence ATGACGACCAAAATTGAAATTAACGGGGTCAGCAAATGGTTCCGCAAGGCGGGCCAGGAAGTAAAGGCGATGGAGGAAACCGACCTGTTGATCGAAGAAGGCAGATTCGTCAGCATTATTGGCCCCAGCGGCTGCGGCAAATCCACGCTGTTCAATATTATTGCCGGACTGATCCCGCCGTCCACCGGACGGATTCTGGCCGATGGCGAGGATATTGCCGGGAAGACCGGACATGTGGGCTATATGCTGCAAAAGGACATGCTGCTCCCGTGGCGGACGATTCTCGACAACATCATTCTCGGGATGGAGATCCGCGGTGTGCCGCGCAAGGAGGCGGTGGCACGGGCGCAGCCGCTGATGGACAACTACGGGCTGAAGGGCTTCGGCGGCCATTATCCGGCCGAGCTGTCCGGCGGTATGCGGCAGCGCGCCGCACTGCTGCGCACCCTGCTGTATGACCGCGATATTATCCTGCTAGACGAGCCATTTGGGGCGCTGGATGCCCAGACGCGCCTGACGATGCAGAATTGGCTGCTGGAGATCTGGTCGGACTTCCGCAAGACGGTGCTGTTTGTCACCCATGATATCGATGAGGCAATTTATCTGTCGGATGACATTTACGTCTTCTCCGGGCGTCCGGGGAGGATCATCTCCAGAATCTCGGTGAACATGGCCCGGCCAAGGCATAAGGAAGACACCGTATCCGCCTCCTTTATGGAGCTGAAGCATCATCTGCTCGATCTGCTGTCCAGTGGCAGCCCTGCGGAAGAGGCTGCGCATATTTCCTGA